One window from the genome of Bacillus kexueae encodes:
- a CDS encoding dihydrolipoamide acetyltransferase family protein: protein MSFEFKLPDIGEGIHEGEIVKWFVKPGDEINEDDVLAEVQNDKAVVEIPSPVKGKVLELKVSEGEVATVGQTIVTFDAPGYENLQFKGDDHGDAPKEEEKQEEVKEEPKVEATQAEVDPGRRIIAMPSVRKYAREKGVDIRQVAGSGKNGRILKSDIDAFVNGGQVVEATAETVEAPSQEAAKEEVKETKQAPVVLEGDFPETREKMSGIRKAIAKAMVNSKHTAPHVTLMDEVDVTALVAHRKKFKAVAAEQGIKLTYLPYVVKALTSALKKYPVLNTSIDDATDEVVQKHYYNIGIAADTDKGLLVPVVKHADRKSIFQISDEINDLAVKAREGKLAPSEMKGASCTITNIGSAGGQWFTPVINHPEVAILGIGRIQEKAVVKDGEIVAAPVLALSLSFDHRMIDGATAQNALNHIKRLLNDPQLLLMEA from the coding sequence GTGTCTTTTGAATTTAAATTACCGGATATCGGTGAAGGTATTCATGAAGGTGAAATCGTAAAGTGGTTCGTGAAACCTGGCGATGAAATTAACGAAGATGATGTATTAGCTGAAGTACAAAACGATAAAGCTGTAGTAGAAATTCCTTCTCCTGTAAAAGGAAAAGTATTAGAATTAAAAGTGAGCGAAGGTGAAGTTGCAACTGTAGGTCAAACGATCGTAACATTTGACGCACCTGGCTACGAAAATCTTCAATTTAAAGGTGACGATCATGGCGATGCACCAAAAGAAGAAGAAAAGCAAGAAGAAGTAAAGGAAGAGCCAAAAGTAGAAGCGACTCAAGCAGAAGTAGATCCTGGTCGTCGCATTATTGCAATGCCTTCTGTTCGTAAATATGCACGTGAAAAAGGTGTAGATATTCGCCAAGTTGCTGGTTCTGGTAAAAACGGCCGTATTTTAAAATCTGACATTGATGCATTCGTAAATGGTGGACAAGTTGTTGAAGCAACAGCAGAAACAGTAGAAGCACCATCTCAAGAAGCAGCAAAAGAAGAAGTAAAAGAAACAAAACAAGCACCAGTTGTTCTTGAAGGTGACTTCCCAGAAACTCGTGAGAAAATGAGCGGTATCCGTAAAGCTATTGCAAAAGCAATGGTTAACTCGAAACATACAGCTCCTCACGTAACGTTAATGGACGAAGTAGACGTAACAGCTCTTGTTGCGCATCGTAAGAAATTCAAAGCTGTTGCAGCTGAGCAAGGAATTAAGCTTACATACTTACCGTATGTAGTAAAAGCTTTAACTTCTGCGTTAAAGAAATACCCTGTACTAAACACGTCAATTGACGATGCAACAGACGAAGTAGTTCAAAAGCATTACTACAACATCGGTATTGCTGCGGACACAGATAAAGGTTTACTTGTACCTGTAGTAAAACATGCTGATCGTAAATCGATCTTCCAAATTTCAGATGAGATTAACGATTTAGCTGTAAAAGCTCGTGAAGGTAAACTTGCACCAAGCGAAATGAAAGGCGCATCTTGCACAATTACAAACATCGGTTCTGCTGGTGGTCAATGGTTTACACCAGTAATCAACCATCCAGAAGTTGCGATCTTAGGTATCGGTCGTATCCAAGAAAAAGCAGTTGTTAAAGATGGTGAAATTGTTGCTGCACCAGTTCTTGCTTTATCATTAAGCTTCGACCATCGTATGATCGACGGTGCAACTGCTCAAAATGCGCTTAACCACATCAAGCGCTTGCTTAATGACCCACAATTATTATTAATGGAGGCGTAA
- a CDS encoding alpha-ketoacid dehydrogenase subunit beta gives MAQMTMIQAITDALRVELKNDENVLVFGEDVGVNGGVFRATEGLQKEFGEDRVFDTPLAESGIGGLALGLGLQGFRPVAEIQFFGFVYEVIDSISGQMARMRYRSGGRWTSPVTIRSPFGGGVHTPELHADSLEGLMAQQPGLKVVIPSTPYDAKGLLISAIRDNDPVIFLEHMKLYRSFREEVPEGEYTIPIGKADVKREGTDLTIIAYGAMVHESLKAAEELEKEGVSAEVIDLRTVSPLDIDTIIASVEKTNRAIVVQEAQKQAGIAANVVAEINDRAILSLEAPVLRVAAPDTVYPFSSAESVWLPNYKDVLETAKKVLEF, from the coding sequence ATGGCGCAAATGACAATGATTCAAGCAATCACTGATGCGTTACGTGTTGAGTTAAAAAATGACGAAAACGTATTAGTGTTCGGTGAGGACGTTGGTGTTAACGGCGGTGTATTCCGTGCAACGGAAGGTTTACAAAAAGAATTTGGTGAAGACCGCGTATTCGATACACCACTAGCTGAGTCCGGAATTGGTGGACTTGCCCTTGGTCTTGGTTTACAAGGCTTCCGTCCAGTAGCGGAAATCCAATTCTTCGGATTCGTATATGAAGTAATCGATTCAATTTCTGGTCAAATGGCACGTATGCGTTATCGTTCTGGTGGTCGTTGGACTTCTCCAGTAACAATTCGCTCTCCATTCGGTGGTGGCGTTCATACACCAGAATTACACGCTGATAGCTTAGAAGGTTTAATGGCTCAACAACCTGGATTAAAAGTTGTTATCCCATCTACTCCTTACGACGCAAAAGGTTTATTAATCTCTGCGATTCGTGACAATGATCCAGTTATCTTCTTAGAGCACATGAAGCTTTATCGCTCATTCCGTGAAGAGGTACCTGAAGGAGAATACACGATTCCAATTGGTAAAGCAGACGTTAAGCGTGAAGGTACGGATTTAACAATTATCGCTTACGGTGCTATGGTACACGAGTCTTTAAAAGCTGCAGAAGAGCTTGAAAAAGAGGGCGTATCTGCTGAAGTAATCGACTTACGTACAGTAAGCCCATTAGATATCGACACAATCATTGCATCTGTTGAGAAAACAAACCGTGCAATTGTTGTTCAAGAAGCACAAAAGCAAGCTGGTATTGCTGCGAATGTTGTTGCGGAAATTAACGATCGTGCAATTCTAAGCTTAGAAGCTCCTGTATTACGTGTAGCTGCACCTGATACAGTTTACCCATTCTCTTCTGCTGAAAGCGTATGGCTTCCAAACTACAAAGACGTTTTAGAAACAGCGAAGAAAGTTCTAGAGTTTTAA
- the pdhA gene encoding pyruvate dehydrogenase (acetyl-transferring) E1 component subunit alpha — translation MAAKTKKAVVDSKKQFEAISKQFQTFQILNEKGEVVNEDLMPELSDEQLKELMRRMVYTRVLDQRSISLNRQGRLGFYAPTAGQEASQIASHFALEKEDFILPGYRDVPQLIWHGLPLYQAFLFSRGHFHGNQMPEDVNALSPQIIIGAQYIQTAGVALGIKKRGKQAVAVTYTGDGGTSQGDFYEGINFAGAYKAPAIFIVQNNRFAISTPVEVQTAAQTLAQKAVSAGIVGIQVDGMDPLAVYAAVREARERAIKGEGPTLIETLCYRYGPHTMAGDDPTRYRSKDLDNEWEAKDPLVRFRNFLEAKGLWSEEEENKVIEQAKEEIKEAIKKADETPKQKVTDLMNIMFEEGSWPQNLTEQYEIYKEKESK, via the coding sequence ATGGCTGCGAAAACGAAAAAAGCTGTAGTAGACAGCAAGAAGCAATTTGAAGCCATTTCAAAGCAATTCCAAACATTCCAAATTTTAAATGAAAAAGGCGAAGTCGTTAACGAAGATTTAATGCCTGAATTAAGCGATGAGCAATTAAAAGAATTAATGAGAAGAATGGTTTACACTCGTGTGTTAGATCAACGTTCAATCTCATTAAACCGTCAAGGACGTTTAGGCTTCTACGCTCCAACTGCTGGTCAAGAAGCTTCTCAAATCGCTTCTCATTTCGCATTAGAAAAAGAAGACTTTATTTTACCGGGGTACCGTGATGTTCCTCAATTAATTTGGCACGGATTACCATTATACCAAGCGTTCTTATTCTCACGTGGTCACTTCCACGGAAACCAAATGCCTGAAGATGTAAACGCACTTTCTCCACAAATCATTATCGGTGCTCAGTACATCCAAACAGCTGGTGTTGCTTTAGGTATTAAAAAGCGCGGTAAACAAGCAGTAGCTGTTACATATACAGGAGACGGTGGTACGTCACAAGGTGACTTCTATGAAGGTATCAACTTTGCGGGTGCGTACAAAGCTCCAGCAATCTTCATCGTACAAAACAACCGCTTTGCGATTTCAACCCCAGTTGAAGTACAAACAGCTGCTCAAACATTAGCTCAAAAAGCTGTTTCTGCTGGTATCGTTGGTATCCAAGTAGACGGAATGGACCCACTTGCGGTTTATGCTGCAGTTCGCGAAGCTCGTGAGCGTGCTATTAAAGGTGAAGGTCCTACATTAATCGAAACACTTTGCTATCGTTACGGACCTCATACAATGGCTGGTGACGATCCAACTCGTTATCGTTCAAAAGATCTTGACAATGAGTGGGAAGCAAAAGATCCTCTTGTTCGTTTCCGCAACTTCTTAGAAGCGAAAGGCTTATGGAGCGAAGAAGAAGAAAACAAAGTGATCGAGCAAGCTAAAGAAGAAATTAAAGAAGCAATCAAAAAGGCAGACGAAACGCCAAAACAAAAAGTAACAGACTTAATGAACATTATGTTTGAGGAAGGAAGCTGGCCTCAAAACTTAACAGAACAATACGAAATTTACAAAGAGAAGGAGTCGAAGTAA
- a CDS encoding YkyA family protein: MKKLYIVIWMIIGWVLTGCSFEKPEENIYTILEDTVQLENQFKEQQGPITELEKEEGNIYNEVIKLNLNEYEQIVELSEKAFVNIEERRERLEEEYNSIKQSQESFGLMEEEVDKLENEEIKKKANELMNTMNDRYETYYSLYEEYNKLLDLDYALYEMFQDKELSLDDLEQQIVQINESQKKIKDYNQQFNDLTMSYNELKNEFYQLADIDMY, encoded by the coding sequence ATGAAAAAGCTTTACATAGTGATTTGGATGATTATTGGGTGGGTGCTAACAGGGTGCTCTTTTGAAAAGCCTGAAGAAAACATTTATACCATATTAGAGGACACAGTACAGCTTGAAAATCAGTTTAAAGAACAGCAAGGTCCCATAACCGAGTTGGAAAAAGAAGAAGGGAATATTTACAACGAAGTCATTAAGCTCAATTTAAATGAGTATGAGCAGATTGTTGAATTAAGTGAAAAAGCGTTTGTAAATATTGAAGAGCGACGAGAGCGACTAGAAGAAGAATATAATAGTATAAAACAATCTCAGGAGTCATTCGGCCTCATGGAAGAAGAAGTCGATAAGCTTGAAAACGAAGAGATAAAGAAAAAGGCGAATGAATTAATGAATACGATGAATGATCGCTACGAAACATATTATTCACTTTATGAAGAATACAACAAGCTCCTTGATTTAGATTATGCATTGTATGAAATGTTTCAAGACAAAGAGTTATCTTTAGATGATTTAGAACAACAAATTGTACAAATAAATGAGAGTCAAAAAAAAATCAAGGATTACAATCAACAATTTAATGATTTGACAATGTCATACAATGAATTGAAAAATGAATTTTATCAACTAGCCGATATCGATATGTATTAA